One window from the genome of Halomicrobium zhouii encodes:
- a CDS encoding ABC transporter substrate-binding protein, with product MELVGVSGAAALAGCDSGGDGGDGEDGNESSGDGEDGGASGVIDKTHVSALQTNPTEDTINRHHTQNASEPASRLAFDRYAAYSFESGEFQLEALDDWEFDGTTVTLTFRDDLTWSDGSQVTTEDIDTQFQLQKKTGSAIWGYVESTEVVDDLTYQLNLSGETNPQMVKFQLSNMWVSTPASVFEQFLDQDASEVQTWVWEDSDEDVLVSGPFKYVDRSQQEWNFERNPEFRDADNINFSDWQFDAYQEASVPQQDFTAGGGRFDSSWSAFAPPETVEGYQDHVVEIRSILAKWGYGTVFNHDSDIFGDRAVRQAIAYVINREELVENAGPRTKFPASVPCGIAPKNIDQWLGDQKSNFNDYGVGESDTESATQVLEDAGYSKSGGTWQSPDGEALSAEYLTPAGWSDFTTMTNTIVDRLSDFGIDLTVATAPTSDWQGRIIDSNFDIAAFYWLPGQARSTFPYFPLRHQLAFDAMDGGHNYPAEEEQTIPAMDGSGETTINPLQKVEEIATVPTNEEAMPIVQEAAWHNNVDLPFLSLVSKFEQSWLTNDEWDIVEEGDPDRAVKWPPFWLPRKGKLTAQE from the coding sequence GTGGAGCTAGTTGGCGTTTCAGGCGCCGCGGCCCTCGCGGGCTGTGACAGTGGTGGCGACGGTGGCGACGGTGAGGACGGCAACGAGTCGAGCGGCGACGGCGAGGACGGCGGTGCGAGTGGCGTCATCGACAAGACCCACGTCAGCGCACTGCAGACGAACCCCACCGAAGACACGATCAACCGACACCACACGCAGAACGCCTCCGAGCCCGCCTCGCGACTGGCGTTCGACCGGTACGCCGCGTACTCCTTCGAAAGCGGCGAGTTCCAGCTCGAAGCCCTCGACGACTGGGAGTTCGACGGGACGACGGTCACCCTGACGTTCCGCGACGACCTCACCTGGTCCGACGGGAGCCAGGTAACCACCGAGGACATCGACACCCAGTTCCAGCTTCAGAAGAAGACCGGGAGCGCCATCTGGGGCTACGTCGAGAGCACCGAGGTCGTCGACGACCTGACCTACCAGCTGAACCTCTCGGGCGAGACGAACCCGCAGATGGTCAAGTTCCAGCTGTCGAACATGTGGGTCTCCACGCCGGCCTCCGTGTTCGAGCAGTTCCTCGACCAGGACGCCTCCGAGGTCCAGACGTGGGTCTGGGAGGACAGCGACGAGGACGTCCTCGTGAGCGGTCCGTTCAAGTACGTCGACCGGAGCCAGCAGGAGTGGAACTTCGAGCGCAACCCCGAGTTCCGCGACGCGGACAACATCAACTTCAGCGACTGGCAGTTCGACGCCTACCAGGAAGCGAGCGTCCCCCAGCAGGACTTCACTGCGGGCGGCGGCCGCTTCGACAGTTCCTGGAGCGCCTTCGCCCCGCCGGAGACGGTCGAAGGGTATCAGGACCACGTCGTCGAGATCCGGTCCATCCTGGCCAAGTGGGGCTACGGGACCGTCTTCAACCACGACAGCGATATCTTCGGCGACCGCGCGGTCCGACAGGCAATCGCCTACGTCATCAACCGCGAGGAGCTCGTCGAGAACGCGGGCCCGCGCACGAAGTTCCCGGCCAGCGTCCCCTGTGGGATCGCGCCGAAGAACATCGACCAGTGGCTCGGTGACCAGAAGAGCAACTTCAACGACTACGGCGTCGGCGAGAGCGACACCGAGTCGGCGACGCAGGTCCTCGAGGACGCGGGCTACTCGAAGTCCGGCGGCACCTGGCAGTCTCCCGACGGCGAGGCACTCAGCGCCGAGTACCTCACGCCGGCTGGCTGGTCGGACTTCACGACGATGACCAACACCATCGTCGACCGGCTCAGCGACTTCGGCATCGACCTGACCGTCGCGACTGCACCGACGAGCGACTGGCAGGGTCGGATCATCGACTCCAACTTCGACATCGCCGCGTTCTACTGGCTGCCCGGCCAGGCGCGTTCGACGTTCCCGTACTTCCCGCTGCGCCACCAGCTGGCGTTCGACGCGATGGACGGCGGACACAACTACCCGGCCGAGGAAGAGCAGACCATCCCCGCGATGGACGGCTCCGGCGAGACGACGATCAACCCCCTCCAGAAGGTCGAGGAGATCGCGACGGTCCCGACCAACGAGGAGGCGATGCCGATCGTCCAGGAAGCGGCCTGGCACAACAACGTCGACCTGCCGTTCCTCTCGCTGGTCTCCAAGTTCGAGCAGTCCTGGCTGACCAACGACGAGTGGGACATCGTCGAGGAGGGCGACCCGGACCGTGCCGTCAAGTGGCCGCCGTTCTGGCTGCCCCGGAAGGGCAAGCTGACGGCCCAGGAGTAA
- a CDS encoding mandelate racemase/muconate lactonizing enzyme family protein: protein MVDHAKLRDPNAEYTMRDLSSETMGLTNSRGDARDVEITDVQTTMVDGNYPWILVRVYTDAGVVGTGESYWGGGDTAIIERMKPFIVGENPLDIDRLYEHLVQKMSGEGSISGKTISAISGIEIALHDVAGKLLDVPAYQLVGGKYRDEVRVYCDLHTEDEANPVACADEGERVVEDLGYDAIKFDLDVPSGHEKDRANRHLRNPEIDHKVEIVEEVTERVGDRADVAFDCHWSFTGGSAKRLAEALEPYDVWWLEDPVPPENHDVQENVTKSTTTPIAVGENVYRKYGQRTLLEPQAVDIIAPDLPRVGGMRETRKIADLAEMYYIPVAMHNVSSPIGTMASAQVATAIPNSLALEYHSYQLGWWEDLVEEDNLIENGRMEIPEEPGLGLTLNLDAVEEHMVEGETLFDPAP, encoded by the coding sequence GAACGCGGAGTACACGATGCGCGACCTCTCCTCGGAGACGATGGGACTCACGAACAGCCGCGGCGACGCGCGTGACGTCGAGATCACCGACGTCCAGACGACGATGGTCGACGGGAACTACCCGTGGATCCTCGTCCGCGTCTACACCGACGCCGGCGTCGTGGGCACCGGTGAGTCCTACTGGGGCGGCGGCGACACGGCCATCATCGAGCGGATGAAGCCGTTCATCGTCGGCGAGAACCCGCTGGACATCGACCGGCTCTACGAGCACCTCGTCCAGAAGATGTCCGGTGAGGGCTCCATCTCCGGCAAGACGATCTCCGCCATCTCCGGCATCGAGATCGCACTCCACGACGTCGCTGGCAAGCTCCTCGACGTGCCGGCCTACCAGCTCGTCGGCGGCAAGTACCGCGACGAGGTCCGCGTCTACTGTGACCTCCACACCGAAGACGAGGCCAACCCGGTGGCCTGTGCCGACGAAGGTGAGCGCGTCGTCGAGGACCTGGGCTACGACGCCATCAAGTTCGACCTCGACGTTCCCTCCGGCCACGAGAAGGACCGGGCCAACCGCCACCTCCGGAACCCCGAGATCGACCACAAGGTCGAGATCGTCGAGGAAGTCACCGAGCGCGTCGGCGACCGCGCCGACGTCGCCTTCGACTGCCACTGGTCGTTCACTGGCGGCTCGGCCAAGCGCCTGGCCGAGGCCCTCGAACCGTACGACGTCTGGTGGCTCGAGGACCCCGTCCCGCCGGAGAACCACGACGTCCAGGAGAACGTCACGAAGTCCACGACGACGCCCATCGCCGTCGGGGAGAACGTCTACCGCAAGTACGGCCAGCGCACCCTGCTCGAACCGCAGGCCGTCGACATCATCGCGCCCGACCTGCCCCGCGTCGGTGGCATGCGCGAGACCCGAAAGATCGCCGACCTCGCGGAGATGTACTACATCCCCGTCGCGATGCACAACGTCTCTTCCCCCATCGGGACCATGGCCTCGGCACAGGTCGCCACGGCCATCCCGAACTCGCTCGCGCTCGAGTACCACTCCTACCAGCTCGGCTGGTGGGAGGACCTGGTCGAGGAGGACAACCTCATCGAGAACGGTCGCATGGAGATCCCCGAAGAGCCCGGTCTCGGCCTGACGCTGAACCTCGACGCCGTCGAGGAGCACATGGTCGAGGGCGAGACGCTGTTCGATCCGGCTCCGTAA